Proteins from a genomic interval of Burkholderia cepacia GG4:
- a CDS encoding helix-turn-helix transcriptional regulator — protein MNHPSSTPTPPLDATPARALGEFIRAHRERLSPQAVGLPPGPRRRTPGLRREEVAQLCGVSPTWYTWIEQGRPVSASADALARIAVALQLSKAERAYLFELAAQRDPAEPDVAAGDLPPTLAATVAAIATPAYVLDRQWNALAWNAPAAALFRGWLDGEHDRNLLRFTFMSPAARTLIVDWETRGRRLAAEFRADSIRHLADAPTRALIDALMAGSDAFAQYWASQDVFEREGGLREFDHPDDGRLVYQQITLKPAHREDLKLVVLVRD, from the coding sequence ATGAACCACCCGTCCTCCACCCCCACCCCGCCGCTCGACGCCACGCCCGCCCGCGCGCTCGGCGAATTCATCCGCGCGCACCGTGAACGGCTGTCGCCGCAGGCCGTCGGCCTGCCGCCCGGGCCGCGCCGCCGCACGCCGGGGCTGCGGCGCGAGGAAGTCGCGCAGCTGTGCGGCGTCAGCCCGACCTGGTACACGTGGATCGAGCAAGGCCGCCCGGTGTCGGCGTCGGCCGACGCGCTCGCGCGGATTGCCGTCGCGCTGCAGCTGTCGAAGGCCGAGCGCGCCTACCTGTTCGAGCTGGCCGCGCAGCGCGATCCGGCCGAGCCCGACGTCGCGGCCGGCGACCTGCCGCCGACGCTCGCGGCGACCGTCGCCGCGATCGCCACGCCCGCGTACGTGCTCGACCGGCAATGGAACGCTCTTGCGTGGAACGCGCCGGCCGCCGCGCTGTTCAGGGGCTGGCTCGACGGCGAGCACGACCGCAACCTGCTGCGCTTCACGTTCATGTCGCCGGCCGCCCGCACGCTGATCGTCGACTGGGAAACCCGCGGGCGCCGGCTCGCGGCCGAATTCCGCGCCGACTCGATCCGCCACCTCGCCGACGCGCCGACCCGCGCGCTGATCGATGCGCTGATGGCCGGCAGCGACGCGTTCGCCCAGTACTGGGCGTCGCAGGACGTGTTCGAGCGCGAAGGCGGCCTGCGCGAATTCGACCATCCGGACGACGGCCGCCTCGTGTACCAGCAGATCACGCTGAAGCCCGCGCACCGTGAGGACCTGAAGCTGGTCGTGCTCGTGCGCGACTGA